The Sulfolobus acidocaldarius DSM 639 genome has a window encoding:
- a CDS encoding inositol-3-phosphate synthase, whose amino-acid sequence MIKVAIAGLGNVASMLIQGIEYYKQRGENYYEGLITPVIGKYKITDIEVVAAFDISKNKVGKDITEAIFEKPNITPKIVNMEKKGVKVSPGPVLDGVAPHMIDVFNPVDDAKIENVIQELKDSKTEILINLLPVGSERASRTYARAALEANVAFINAIPVFIASDPKKEFPTLFQKKNLPLAGDDIKGQVGATILHRTLTSLFRLRGVKVEETYQLNVGGNTDFLNMKTEERLYTKRISKTKAVTSTLENDYLEREGRIRIGPSDYIPFLGNTKVAYIYTKGSGFAGMPVKVEAMLEVDDKSNAAAVLVDAIRGVKVALDRGIGGPLVELSAFYFKHPPIQAKDDEEAYRWFRKFIEM is encoded by the coding sequence ATGATTAAAGTAGCTATCGCTGGACTAGGCAATGTTGCTTCTATGTTAATTCAAGGAATAGAATATTATAAACAAAGAGGAGAAAATTACTACGAGGGACTTATAACTCCTGTTATAGGGAAATATAAGATAACAGACATAGAAGTAGTTGCTGCATTTGATATTTCGAAAAATAAAGTTGGAAAAGATATAACTGAAGCAATATTCGAAAAACCTAATATAACACCTAAAATTGTGAATATGGAAAAGAAAGGGGTAAAAGTAAGCCCAGGACCGGTTTTAGATGGAGTAGCCCCTCATATGATCGATGTATTTAATCCAGTAGATGATGCAAAAATAGAAAATGTAATACAGGAACTTAAAGACTCAAAAACTGAAATATTAATAAACCTTTTACCTGTAGGAAGCGAGAGAGCAAGTAGAACATATGCTAGAGCAGCCCTTGAAGCTAACGTCGCATTCATAAATGCTATTCCTGTATTCATAGCTAGCGATCCTAAAAAGGAATTTCCGACATTATTTCAGAAAAAGAATTTACCGTTAGCTGGAGATGACATAAAGGGACAAGTAGGTGCAACAATACTTCACAGGACATTAACATCATTATTCAGACTTAGAGGGGTTAAGGTGGAAGAGACTTATCAATTAAATGTTGGAGGAAATACAGATTTCTTAAATATGAAAACTGAAGAAAGGCTCTATACAAAGAGAATAAGCAAAACTAAAGCTGTTACCAGTACCCTAGAGAATGACTACCTTGAGAGAGAAGGAAGAATAAGAATAGGTCCCTCAGACTATATTCCGTTCCTTGGAAACACTAAGGTAGCATACATATATACGAAAGGATCTGGGTTTGCGGGAATGCCTGTAAAAGTAGAGGCAATGCTAGAGGTTGACGATAAATCAAATGCAGCAGCAGTATTAGTTGACGCGATAAGAGGTGTAAAAGTAGCACTTGATAGAGGAATAGGAGGTCCTTTAGTAGAGCTATCAGCATTTTACTTTAAACATCCTCCTATTCAGGCGAAAGATGATGAAGAAGCTTATAGGTGGTTTAGAAAGTTCATTGAAATGTGA
- a CDS encoding acylphosphatase — MGGLKRMYVIVYGIVQGVGYRRFIQIHAARLGIKGYAKNLPDGSVEILAEGYEEALYKLLDQIKRGPPLSKVEKVDVKFDDYTGEFASFDTY; from the coding sequence ATGGGTGGATTGAAGAGAATGTATGTTATAGTTTATGGTATAGTTCAAGGTGTAGGATATAGAAGATTTATACAAATTCATGCAGCTAGATTAGGTATAAAAGGTTACGCTAAGAATCTGCCTGACGGGTCAGTGGAAATTTTGGCAGAGGGATATGAGGAGGCTCTATATAAACTCTTAGATCAGATAAAAAGAGGACCTCCACTATCTAAAGTTGAAAAAGTTGATGTGAAATTTGATGACTACACAGGGGAATTCGCTAGCTTTGACACATACTAA
- a CDS encoding UbiD family decarboxylase, which produces MGFKDLREYIEFLRRNKNILEISDEVSTELEIAYLTREATYSKMPALLFTNVKNFPEWKVITNIFNSLNVFYNIFGSNKLEEISGKFLDEFLGQLPTTFFEKIRSFAEMSKLGKVFPKSKKPVFELHEEYSLDKFPALRTWPKDAGRYFTFSITITKDPDTEVHNLSVYRIQLVNQKEAIVHWQAFKRGSITANKYLKKGITKVPVAIINGVDPITTFVAASPVPPGLDKYLFAGILRQEGVEVTRLDNGILVPANAESVIEGYVDLNDVRLEGPFGDHLGYYTPADFYPTLKVERIYVRDQPIFHATSVGKPPLEDAWIGRAVERLFLPFLKMIVPELVDMNLPEYGLFTGIGIFSIRKTYPGQGKRAMMALWGVGQLSLLKMIIVVDEDVNVHDINQILYAISSTVDPKRDVLIVDNVLTDSLDHTTPHPPLGSKIGIDATRKFREEVGREWPEEVSDDPEVVKRMEKILKKIKDQYPLSK; this is translated from the coding sequence ATGGGGTTCAAGGATTTAAGAGAATATATTGAATTTCTTAGGAGAAATAAGAATATTTTAGAGATTAGTGATGAAGTCTCCACGGAATTAGAGATAGCCTATCTAACGAGAGAAGCCACGTATTCTAAAATGCCTGCATTACTATTTACTAATGTTAAAAATTTCCCAGAATGGAAAGTAATTACTAATATTTTTAATTCACTTAATGTCTTCTATAACATTTTCGGATCTAATAAACTTGAGGAGATTTCTGGTAAATTTCTTGATGAGTTTTTAGGTCAGTTACCTACAACGTTCTTTGAGAAGATACGAAGCTTTGCTGAGATGAGTAAGTTAGGAAAGGTCTTTCCTAAATCTAAAAAGCCGGTTTTTGAACTGCATGAGGAGTATTCGCTTGATAAGTTTCCAGCTCTAAGGACATGGCCCAAAGACGCTGGAAGGTACTTTACTTTCTCTATTACTATTACGAAGGATCCTGATACAGAGGTGCATAACTTAAGTGTTTACAGAATTCAGCTAGTTAACCAGAAAGAAGCTATAGTGCATTGGCAAGCATTTAAAAGAGGAAGTATCACAGCCAATAAATATCTGAAAAAGGGGATAACAAAGGTTCCTGTAGCAATAATCAACGGTGTTGATCCTATAACTACGTTTGTCGCAGCATCTCCTGTTCCTCCTGGTCTTGATAAATATTTATTTGCTGGTATACTTAGACAAGAAGGAGTAGAAGTAACCCGTTTAGATAACGGAATTTTGGTTCCAGCTAATGCTGAATCAGTAATAGAAGGATATGTTGATTTGAACGATGTGAGATTAGAGGGTCCATTCGGTGACCATTTGGGATATTATACTCCAGCAGACTTTTACCCCACATTGAAAGTCGAAAGAATTTATGTTAGGGATCAGCCAATATTTCACGCCACATCTGTTGGTAAACCACCTTTAGAAGATGCATGGATTGGAAGAGCAGTCGAAAGATTATTTCTACCTTTCCTCAAAATGATCGTACCGGAATTAGTTGATATGAATTTACCTGAATACGGTCTATTTACAGGTATTGGAATATTCTCGATTAGAAAAACTTATCCTGGGCAAGGAAAAAGGGCTATGATGGCATTATGGGGGGTGGGGCAATTGAGTTTACTGAAAATGATTATAGTTGTTGATGAAGATGTAAATGTACATGATATCAACCAGATACTCTACGCGATATCTAGCACAGTTGATCCCAAAAGAGATGTGCTAATTGTAGATAATGTATTGACAGACTCTTTGGATCATACGACTCCACATCCTCCTCTTGGTAGTAAAATAGGTATTGACGCTACAAGGAAATTCAGAGAGGAAGTTGGTAGGGAATGGCCAGAAGAGGTTTCGGACGATCCTGAAGTTGTAAAAAGGATGGAAAAGATTTTGAAAAAAATTAAAGATCAATATCCTCTCTCAAAGTAA
- the asd gene encoding aspartate-semialdehyde dehydrogenase codes for MVDKLKVSLLGSTGMVGQKMVKILANHPYLELVKVSASPNKVGKRYQDSVKWIETGDIPENIRNLPVVSTSYEDHKDVDVVLSALPNDIAEGAELELVKNGKIVISNASPYRMDPDVPLINPEVNWEHLELLKAQQQRKGWKGLLIKNPNCTAAILSMPIKPLLEIATKSKILITTLQSVSGAGYNGLSFMAMDGNVIPYIKGEEDKIAKELTKLNGKVINQKLEPANLDVTATTIRVPIKVGHMGVINLITDQKVSIEEIKYALKNFKSLPQQKRLPTAPKTPLIVREEEDRPQPMIDVIAENGMAVSVGRVRYENNVLRLVILGDNLIRGAAGITVLTVELMKELGYI; via the coding sequence TTGGTCGATAAATTAAAAGTATCACTACTTGGCTCTACTGGAATGGTAGGACAAAAGATGGTAAAAATACTTGCAAACCATCCTTACTTAGAGTTAGTTAAAGTAAGTGCCTCGCCTAACAAAGTTGGTAAAAGATATCAAGATTCTGTAAAGTGGATAGAAACCGGGGATATACCAGAAAACATAAGGAATCTTCCAGTTGTCTCAACTAGTTATGAAGACCACAAAGACGTAGATGTAGTATTATCTGCGTTACCAAATGATATAGCTGAAGGAGCAGAGCTCGAATTGGTTAAAAACGGAAAGATAGTTATATCTAACGCAAGCCCCTATAGAATGGATCCAGACGTGCCTCTCATTAATCCAGAAGTAAATTGGGAACATCTAGAACTTCTTAAAGCGCAACAACAGAGAAAAGGATGGAAAGGACTTTTAATTAAAAACCCAAACTGCACAGCAGCAATTCTATCAATGCCCATAAAGCCACTACTAGAAATAGCAACAAAATCTAAGATTTTAATCACAACTTTGCAGTCTGTAAGTGGTGCTGGATATAACGGCTTATCCTTTATGGCAATGGATGGAAACGTGATTCCCTATATTAAAGGGGAGGAGGATAAAATAGCCAAAGAGTTAACTAAACTGAACGGCAAAGTAATTAACCAAAAGTTAGAACCAGCAAATCTAGACGTTACAGCGACCACCATAAGAGTTCCAATAAAGGTCGGTCACATGGGTGTCATAAACCTAATTACAGATCAAAAAGTTAGTATTGAGGAAATTAAGTACGCTCTCAAAAATTTCAAATCTTTACCACAACAAAAAAGACTTCCTACTGCTCCAAAAACGCCATTAATAGTAAGAGAAGAAGAGGATAGACCCCAACCTATGATAGATGTAATAGCAGAAAATGGTATGGCAGTTTCAGTAGGTAGAGTGAGATATGAAAATAACGTGTTAAGACTAGTTATTCTAGGTGACAATTTAATAAGAGGAGCAGCAGGGATTACAGTATTAACAGTTGAGCTTATGAAAGAGCTGGGCTATATATGA
- a CDS encoding aspartate kinase, with translation MIKVIKIGGSIQKDEKDYELIADKISKYSDENRTLIVTSAIKGVTDQLTSVINETDKAVDKVTEIYDKHIKLLSKLVDGIEFEKAFRDISRLVDELYRIAWSIRVLDEATPRVKDYILSFGERLAVILLSSFLRTRKFSVNNLIEPPIVTDENYSEANVLLEDSKELLSKKLEESQQKIVVLPGFIGKSKNNRYTTIGRGGSDYTATLIGKLVDAKEVRLVTEVPGIMTADPRKISNSVTIQRLSLEEAIELSQLGAKKLHPRTFDPLFDANMKVIIEGLYEEGCTIIEGLCTSKDGLKGITTKEGLSLITIESTRIVGKIGSASTITSEAKNANVNIIALSQPASETTIQFVVDQKDQKKFVERLSQLSGLIKNIELSEVGAVSIVGCGLRNKEISSKVLSKASSYNPIFVSRGLKGVSITFIVDKKELDSISKELHEVVVNWSIN, from the coding sequence ATGATAAAAGTAATAAAAATCGGTGGTTCAATCCAGAAAGATGAAAAAGATTATGAATTAATAGCTGACAAAATCTCCAAATACAGTGACGAGAACAGAACTCTAATTGTAACTTCAGCAATTAAGGGAGTTACAGATCAACTTACTTCAGTAATAAATGAGACTGATAAGGCAGTTGATAAGGTCACAGAAATATACGATAAACACATAAAACTCTTGTCAAAGCTAGTTGATGGAATTGAATTTGAAAAAGCATTTAGAGATATATCAAGGCTGGTAGACGAATTATATAGAATAGCATGGTCAATAAGGGTGTTAGACGAAGCGACACCTAGGGTAAAAGATTATATTCTATCTTTCGGAGAAAGATTAGCAGTAATTCTTCTATCTTCATTCCTGAGAACCAGAAAGTTTAGCGTAAATAACTTAATAGAACCGCCAATAGTTACCGACGAGAATTACAGTGAGGCGAATGTGTTATTAGAGGACTCTAAGGAGTTATTATCTAAAAAATTAGAAGAAAGCCAACAAAAAATAGTTGTGTTACCTGGCTTTATAGGTAAAAGTAAGAATAACAGATATACTACGATTGGTAGAGGAGGAAGCGACTATACGGCAACATTGATTGGAAAGCTGGTAGATGCAAAGGAAGTAAGATTGGTTACAGAAGTTCCAGGGATAATGACTGCAGATCCTAGAAAAATTAGCAATTCAGTAACTATACAAAGATTATCATTGGAAGAGGCAATAGAATTATCACAGCTGGGTGCTAAGAAACTACATCCTAGAACATTTGATCCCCTTTTTGATGCTAACATGAAAGTGATAATTGAAGGACTTTATGAAGAAGGATGCACCATTATAGAAGGGTTATGCACAAGTAAAGATGGATTAAAGGGAATTACAACTAAAGAAGGCTTAAGTCTTATAACTATTGAAAGTACCAGGATAGTAGGAAAAATAGGTTCTGCCTCCACGATAACATCAGAAGCCAAAAACGCAAACGTAAACATTATAGCTCTTTCCCAGCCTGCTTCTGAAACCACTATACAATTTGTAGTTGATCAGAAGGATCAGAAAAAATTCGTAGAAAGACTTAGCCAATTATCAGGTTTAATTAAGAATATAGAACTATCTGAGGTAGGTGCAGTAAGCATAGTGGGGTGTGGGTTAAGAAATAAAGAAATTTCGAGCAAAGTGTTGTCAAAAGCATCATCGTATAATCCAATATTTGTGTCAAGAGGTTTGAAAGGAGTAAGTATAACATTTATAGTAGACAAAAAAGAGTTAGATAGCATTTCAAAAGAACTTCATGAGGTGGTAGTAAATTGGTCGATAAATTAA
- the ppsA gene encoding pyruvate, water dikinase, whose protein sequence is MGTVLDSSLIEGELVLDLKNVSKDMIEVVGGKAANLGELLSLGIRVPPGFVITSNAFRYFLKYNGLYDVIKNIFENDKDEKKVSEKVKSLILNAEIPPDLKKAISDAYEQLEKISNKEVLVAVRSSATVEDIEEASFAGQQDTFLNVSKNDLFSYIKKVWASLHNERAISYRNAKGIDHLSAHMAVVVQKMVNAKAAGVMFTLHPSTGDTNYVIIESNWGLGESVVGGKVTPDEIVIDKSTLKIVQKRISHKTIKVTYDKQMKKNVELKLDENEANSISITEEEAKELAKLALKVEQHYERPMDIEWAIDSDIKFPENIFLLQARPETYWSSKQVKPKEEVLVKASVGKILTKGLPASPGIAYGKARVILDIKDAGSFNQGEILVTRMTDPDWVPLMKIASGIVTDEGGMTSHAAIVSRELGIPAVVGTGNATNSIKDGQQITIDAFRGIVYEGKIEFEEEVKEKQTVSGISGISKETILSLYPVTATKIYMNLGQPDVINKYLDLPFDGIGLMRIEFIVSEWIKYHPLYLIKNGKPEVFVDKLAEGISIVASAIYPRPVVVRFSDFKTNEYKRLYGGDEFEPDERNPMLGWRGVSRYISKQYEPAFRLEVKAIRKVREEMGLKNVWVMFPFVRTSWELKKAIEIMEDEGLRRNQEFKVWIMAEVPSVVILADEFSKIVDGYSIGSNDLAQLTLGVDRDSDLLARMGYYDERDPAVLKGIKTLISVAHKYGKTVSICGQAPSVYPEVVEFLVRAGIDSISVNPDAVISVRRQVASVEQKILLEGLSKNKRKS, encoded by the coding sequence ATGGGAACTGTTTTGGATTCTTCACTTATAGAGGGGGAGCTTGTCCTAGATCTCAAAAATGTATCAAAAGATATGATTGAGGTAGTAGGGGGGAAGGCTGCTAATTTAGGGGAGTTATTATCACTGGGTATAAGAGTACCTCCAGGTTTTGTAATAACTTCAAATGCATTCAGATATTTCCTAAAATATAATGGATTATATGATGTTATAAAAAACATATTTGAAAATGATAAAGACGAGAAAAAGGTTAGTGAGAAAGTAAAGAGTCTTATTTTAAACGCAGAAATACCTCCAGATCTAAAGAAAGCTATATCTGACGCGTACGAACAGTTAGAAAAAATATCTAATAAGGAAGTTCTTGTCGCCGTAAGATCTTCTGCTACTGTAGAGGATATTGAGGAGGCAAGCTTTGCGGGCCAACAGGATACCTTTCTTAACGTAAGTAAAAATGATTTATTCAGTTACATTAAGAAAGTCTGGGCTAGTTTACACAATGAGAGGGCTATCTCTTATAGAAATGCAAAAGGCATAGATCACTTATCAGCCCATATGGCTGTGGTAGTACAAAAAATGGTTAATGCTAAAGCTGCAGGGGTAATGTTCACGTTACATCCTTCAACTGGGGACACAAATTATGTGATTATAGAGTCTAATTGGGGTCTTGGGGAAAGCGTGGTAGGAGGTAAAGTTACTCCCGACGAAATAGTAATAGATAAATCTACGCTTAAAATAGTTCAGAAGCGTATATCTCATAAGACAATTAAAGTCACCTATGATAAGCAGATGAAGAAAAACGTTGAGTTAAAGTTAGATGAGAACGAAGCCAATTCGATTTCTATAACTGAGGAGGAGGCGAAAGAACTAGCTAAACTAGCTCTTAAAGTTGAACAGCATTATGAAAGGCCTATGGATATTGAATGGGCTATAGATAGTGATATTAAATTTCCGGAGAACATATTTTTGCTTCAAGCCAGACCGGAAACATACTGGTCTTCTAAGCAAGTTAAACCCAAAGAAGAAGTGTTAGTTAAAGCATCTGTTGGAAAAATATTGACCAAAGGATTACCTGCTAGTCCTGGAATAGCATATGGTAAGGCTAGAGTGATACTGGATATTAAAGATGCTGGATCTTTCAATCAGGGAGAGATCTTAGTGACCAGAATGACTGATCCAGATTGGGTTCCTCTAATGAAAATAGCTTCTGGAATAGTCACAGATGAGGGTGGAATGACGAGCCATGCGGCAATAGTATCAAGAGAATTAGGTATTCCAGCTGTAGTAGGTACGGGAAATGCTACAAATAGTATTAAAGATGGGCAACAGATTACCATAGATGCTTTTAGGGGTATAGTATATGAAGGAAAAATAGAGTTTGAAGAAGAGGTTAAAGAAAAGCAAACTGTAAGTGGGATTTCTGGTATCTCAAAGGAAACAATATTGAGTTTATACCCGGTAACAGCAACCAAGATTTACATGAATCTTGGGCAACCAGATGTGATAAATAAATACTTGGACTTGCCATTCGATGGAATTGGTCTTATGAGAATCGAGTTTATAGTCAGTGAATGGATTAAATATCATCCCTTATACCTGATAAAAAATGGTAAGCCTGAAGTATTTGTGGATAAATTAGCAGAGGGTATTAGTATAGTAGCTTCAGCAATATATCCAAGACCAGTGGTAGTTAGATTTTCTGATTTTAAGACCAATGAGTACAAGAGGCTATATGGTGGAGATGAGTTTGAGCCTGATGAAAGAAACCCCATGTTAGGATGGAGGGGTGTTTCAAGATACATAAGTAAGCAATACGAACCTGCATTCAGATTGGAGGTTAAAGCAATTAGGAAAGTTAGAGAAGAAATGGGTTTAAAGAATGTTTGGGTTATGTTCCCGTTTGTGAGAACGTCATGGGAGTTGAAGAAAGCAATTGAAATAATGGAGGATGAGGGTCTAAGGAGGAATCAAGAGTTTAAGGTATGGATAATGGCTGAAGTACCCTCTGTAGTAATATTGGCAGATGAGTTTTCAAAAATAGTCGATGGATATAGTATTGGAAGTAATGATCTGGCTCAATTAACCTTAGGTGTAGATAGGGACTCTGATTTATTAGCAAGAATGGGATACTATGACGAGAGAGATCCTGCTGTTCTTAAAGGTATAAAGACTCTAATTTCTGTGGCGCATAAGTATGGCAAGACCGTATCTATATGTGGTCAAGCTCCTAGTGTATATCCTGAGGTTGTTGAATTTCTCGTTCGTGCTGGTATAGATAGTATAAGTGTTAATCCGGATGCAGTAATAAGTGTGAGGAGACAAGTAGCCTCAGTAGAACAAAAAATATTATTAGAGGGATTATCGAAAAACAAGAGAAAATCTTGA
- a CDS encoding TrpB-like pyridoxal phosphate-dependent enzyme encodes MVNSFDIIPKYWYNIIPDLPKPLPPPRDPQDAEFSRIDLLRKILPKEVLRQEFTIERFVKIPDEVRDRYINIGRPTPLIRARRLEEYLKTPARIYFKYEGATPTGSHKINTAIPQAYFAANEGVSHVTTETGAGQWGTAVALAASMYDLESTIFMVRVSYEHKPMRRTIMELYGAKVHASPTDLTEFGRKILKEDSRHPGSLGIAMSEAIEYALENNYRYLVGSVLDVVILHQSIIGMESINQLEALGEEPDTIIGCVGGGSNFGGFTYPFIGTKRGKKYIAVGSSEVPKFSKGKYEYDFPDSAGLLPLVKMITLGKDFIPPPIYSGGLRYHGVAPTLSLLVKEKVVEWREYTEEEIYNSAKIFMKTQGIIPAPESAHAIKAAIDEALEAKKTNDKKVILVNVSGHGLLDLSNYESMKNRVMKK; translated from the coding sequence ATGGTAAATAGTTTCGATATAATTCCAAAGTATTGGTATAATATAATACCCGATCTCCCAAAACCATTACCTCCACCAAGAGATCCACAAGACGCAGAGTTCTCAAGAATTGATCTTCTAAGAAAAATCCTCCCAAAGGAGGTATTAAGACAAGAGTTTACCATAGAAAGGTTTGTAAAGATCCCTGATGAGGTTAGGGATAGATATATAAACATAGGTAGACCTACACCACTGATTAGAGCAAGGAGATTAGAAGAGTATTTGAAAACTCCAGCAAGGATTTATTTCAAATACGAGGGCGCAACACCAACTGGTTCTCACAAGATAAATACAGCAATACCTCAAGCATATTTTGCTGCAAATGAGGGAGTTTCTCATGTTACCACTGAAACCGGCGCTGGACAGTGGGGAACAGCAGTAGCCTTGGCTGCTTCAATGTATGATTTAGAGTCTACCATATTCATGGTCAGGGTAAGTTATGAGCACAAACCTATGAGAAGAACTATAATGGAATTATATGGTGCTAAGGTTCATGCAAGCCCTACTGATCTAACAGAGTTTGGTAGAAAAATTCTAAAAGAGGATTCACGTCATCCTGGGTCTTTAGGCATAGCTATGAGTGAGGCAATAGAGTACGCCCTGGAAAATAATTATAGGTATTTAGTTGGAAGTGTATTAGATGTAGTAATCCTGCACCAATCCATTATAGGTATGGAGTCTATTAATCAACTTGAGGCACTAGGAGAAGAACCAGATACCATAATAGGGTGTGTCGGAGGAGGAAGTAATTTTGGTGGATTTACATATCCGTTTATTGGTACCAAGAGGGGAAAGAAGTATATAGCTGTAGGTTCCTCAGAAGTACCTAAATTCAGTAAAGGTAAATATGAATATGATTTCCCAGACTCCGCTGGATTATTGCCACTGGTAAAGATGATAACTTTAGGAAAGGATTTCATTCCTCCTCCTATATATTCAGGCGGACTTAGATATCACGGAGTTGCCCCAACCCTTAGTTTACTGGTTAAGGAAAAAGTGGTTGAATGGCGCGAGTATACAGAAGAGGAGATATATAATTCAGCTAAAATCTTTATGAAGACTCAAGGTATAATTCCAGCACCTGAATCTGCTCATGCTATTAAGGCTGCAATTGATGAGGCACTGGAGGCTAAAAAAACCAATGATAAGAAGGTGATATTGGTTAACGTTAGTGGTCATGGTTTGTTAGATTTGAGCAACTATGAATCTATGAAAAATAGAGTGATGAAGAAATGA
- the cdvB1/B2 gene encoding cell division protein CdvB1/B2, which produces MADVNDFLRNWGGRQEPTISEKIKNLFKSQQPLRYRLVMANYRLRTTISRLDVYISKLQERDRSLFEKVVESQISKDSARAAMYANEIAEIRKITKQLLTTEIALEQVQLRLETITEIGDIFTSLVPVIGVIRELRNVMKGVMPELSIELADLEEGLQEVVLEAGEFTGARVDFATSSPEARKILDEASAVAEQRMKEKFPSLPSFATSVDQKTNANQK; this is translated from the coding sequence ATGGCAGATGTGAATGATTTTCTGAGAAATTGGGGAGGAAGGCAAGAGCCTACAATATCAGAAAAAATAAAGAATCTCTTTAAGTCACAACAGCCTTTAAGATATAGATTAGTAATGGCTAATTATAGATTAAGAACAACAATAAGTAGATTAGATGTTTATATTTCAAAATTACAGGAGAGAGATAGGAGCTTATTTGAGAAAGTGGTAGAGTCTCAGATTTCCAAAGATAGTGCAAGGGCTGCAATGTACGCTAATGAAATAGCAGAGATAAGGAAAATAACCAAACAGTTATTGACTACTGAAATAGCTCTAGAACAGGTTCAACTCAGATTAGAGACCATAACTGAAATAGGAGATATATTCACCTCCTTGGTCCCGGTTATTGGCGTTATAAGGGAATTGAGAAATGTGATGAAGGGTGTAATGCCTGAATTATCAATAGAGTTGGCTGATTTAGAAGAAGGTCTGCAGGAGGTAGTGTTAGAGGCTGGTGAATTCACTGGAGCTAGAGTTGACTTTGCAACCTCTTCTCCAGAGGCAAGAAAGATCTTAGACGAAGCCTCAGCTGTAGCAGAGCAGAGGATGAAGGAGAAATTCCCATCTTTACCATCATTTGCAACTTCGGTGGATCAAAAAACAAACGCAAATCAAAAATAA
- the thrC gene encoding threonine synthase, which translates to MKCLDCGYELSELRQDIITCPSCGGLLEIKIEFPSEFDLRRLKGRGVWRYKDVIAGEYNKIVTLDEGNTPLIKSRKYDKTYFKFEGANPTGSFKDRGMTVAISSALSLNYKIVVAASTGNTAASAAAYSSRAGLKSFIVLPKGKVALGKLAQSILYGTVIIEVDGSFDIAMNSVMKLYRDHKIVYPLNSFNPWRLEGQKTIAYEIVEDIGVPDNVIVPVGNAGNIYAIWKGFNELLEGGLIDKVPRMIGIQAEGAAPIAKALEKGLEQPEFVDSPDTIASAIRIGKPVNWKKAIKAMKSSKGFAVYVSDNEIITAQQELARREGVGAEPASAAAYAGYLKLLSSKKIEESEKSVVILTGHALKDPDIMIKAEAKRILVNPEHIDQVILGDQI; encoded by the coding sequence ATGAAATGTTTAGACTGTGGATATGAGTTAAGTGAATTAAGACAAGACATAATAACCTGCCCCTCATGTGGAGGATTATTAGAGATAAAAATTGAATTCCCTAGTGAGTTTGACCTTAGAAGATTAAAGGGAAGAGGAGTATGGAGGTATAAAGATGTTATAGCAGGGGAATATAATAAAATTGTAACCTTAGATGAGGGCAATACACCCTTAATAAAATCTAGAAAATACGATAAGACATATTTCAAGTTTGAAGGAGCAAATCCCACAGGAAGTTTTAAAGATAGAGGAATGACAGTAGCGATTAGCTCTGCATTATCTCTAAATTATAAAATAGTTGTTGCGGCTTCTACAGGAAATACTGCAGCATCAGCAGCTGCCTATTCAAGTAGAGCGGGTTTAAAGAGTTTCATAGTTTTACCTAAAGGAAAAGTAGCATTAGGAAAGTTAGCACAGTCTATATTGTATGGTACTGTAATAATAGAAGTTGATGGAAGCTTCGATATAGCAATGAATAGTGTTATGAAACTTTATAGAGATCATAAAATAGTTTACCCACTAAACTCGTTTAATCCCTGGAGATTAGAAGGTCAAAAAACTATAGCTTATGAGATAGTGGAAGACATAGGAGTCCCTGATAATGTAATAGTACCAGTAGGGAATGCTGGAAATATCTATGCGATATGGAAAGGATTTAATGAACTCCTAGAAGGAGGCTTAATAGATAAAGTTCCTAGAATGATAGGAATACAAGCAGAAGGTGCAGCTCCAATAGCTAAGGCACTAGAAAAAGGACTTGAGCAACCAGAATTCGTAGACTCCCCTGATACGATAGCTTCAGCAATAAGAATAGGTAAACCGGTTAATTGGAAAAAAGCCATAAAAGCAATGAAGTCAAGTAAAGGATTCGCAGTGTATGTATCTGATAACGAGATTATAACTGCTCAACAAGAATTGGCTAGAAGAGAGGGAGTAGGGGCTGAACCTGCATCTGCTGCAGCATATGCTGGATATCTGAAGCTCTTGTCATCAAAGAAGATAGAAGAAAGTGAGAAAAGCGTTGTAATTCTAACAGGACATGCCCTAAAAGATCCGGATATAATGATAAAAGCAGAGGCTAAACGTATTCTGGTGAATCCTGAACATATAGATCAAGTTATTTTAGGTGATCAAATATGA